The Salmo salar chromosome ssa19, Ssal_v3.1, whole genome shotgun sequence DNA window ATCTCGAGACAATTGGCTAACTTCGCTCCTTGCAACATGAAACAGTAGGCTAACATCAGTTAGCTAACTGGGAAGTTCTAAAATATTCACAAAACGGAAAGCTCCATTTGTGAAAGGTTTCGGGCAAGTAAGCATCCGCCGTTGGCTATGCAAGTGGATAAATGATAAAAGTGGTTCAAACAAACTCAGAAATCCGTTGGTACTCAAGTGTGAGAGGCTGGTCGATTCTTTGGAGCTCGAGCTGTCGTTACCGGGGGGCATCGGTGCACTTGTTGCAGTGATTGCTTGGGGGCGGAGTTTGCGTTCCACATTTACTCAAAGGACGTTTTGCACTGATTTTGTGGTCTGACCGCAAGAGGCCCTCACCGCCGAGAGCCAAGTTAAACAGAACGTGAACACTGCAGTAAAGTACGCCCATAACAGGTTGCGCTCCATTGAGAAAAAACAGCCCGTGTATTATATATTTTAGTGCTAACGTCTTTGGACGTCTTTTCTGGCAATGCCTTTTTAAAAAGTACAGGATTTTCCAGTTTGTGGTATTGCGAAGCTCATCCTGTTTTCTAATCTTCCCGCACCCAGGAAGTCATGACATTACACCAGCTGATACAGCCTATTGGCACACATTGATTTCTGAATATTGTAGCCAGCATATTACATTGTACACAGGAGTAGTAAATTAAAGAGAGTCAATGGGTTTTTTAAGTGTATATTATGGTATTGAAATCAAACAAGATACAATAACACTTGTCACATGAAATCTGTCATAGATTGGTGAGTTATCAGAGGAGATATGATCTTAAATAATAGGCTATATCAGCTGTAGCATCAAAATATTACAAAACGTAATTTATATTCATATTTgattaaaacatgttttattactGTAGGCTATTACATTCATCTATAGCAGGTGGTAATATTTTCCCACATAACATTCCATGAGCAAATTCACTGACTCATGTGGGCCTAATCTGCACCGAAGAGCAGGACCCCAGAGAAGGTTctatcatcatcttcatcagcaAACAGCCCGTTAAAGAGCTCTCCTCCAGCCACACTTTGTCCCCCTTCTCCAGGTGCAGGACAGCCCCTGATCGTGTAGTTATTCATGGTGTGGATAACTACTCACTGCTCATGTAGTTATCCTTCACCCCGTTTCTCACTAATGCTACTTTTACATTACGGGAGAACACAGTGATGTGGTAGGTGAAGTAGTAGGCCCTAGCCTGTTGTAGATCACCTTGTCGAACTTGATCGGCAAGTTCGCCGGTGGGAGTTTGTTGTATTCGGTTAAACCGACTGAGAACGCACTTTTTGGGATAAGGGATGTGTACCTCTTCTCCCCCTTGTCCCCTGTCTCGCCGTCCGATTCCCTTGCTCTCCGTCGTAACCAATGTTGCCTTTGAACCCTGGGGGGCCGAGGTTTCCCTTCGAACCTGGTCGTCCTGGGGGTCCCAAGGGCCCTTGGATGCCTCGCTCCCCCTGGAACCCGATCTCCCCCTTCTGGCCTTCAGGTCCCAGAGGCCCCAAATCCCCTTTTGGCCCCTGGGGTCCTGGTAACCCGATCTCCTTGAGGCCCATGTTCCCTGAGTCTCCTTGGGGCCCCATCTTCCCCGGTGGCCCCTTCTCTCCATTCTCACCCCATTTTCCCTTTTTTCCTGCCAGGCCAGCCGTACCTGCAGATACAAGGATAAAGAAATTATGTCAATATTGCTTGTCAGAGAAAGCCAGTGGTGATAACTGTACAAAGTATTTTcattataaaataaaatacagtCTCACCCTGCTCATCTTGTCTTCTTTGGGGCCACTCTGTCCTTTTGGTCCGGTGATGCTGATTTCCCCTTTAATTAATAAAATGACCATGAACTTTCAAAAATGCATCAGTGTGGGACCAGAATGGCTGGTTTTAATTGAGACTTATATAACTGAGGAGGTTGTGCCATTGTCTTACCTCGGTCTCCCTTGTCACCTCTGAACCCGTCTCGTCCATCTCGGCCTGACATTCCGTTGTGGCCTGGGTCTCCTGGTATTCCTGGGTATTCACAAACACATCAGTTCTTCTTGAATTCTTCATGTGCTATGCAACTCACAGCCAGCAGGAGGAGCAAGAGAGCGACTCTGAGTCTGACCCCCATCATGGGCCCACAAGGGCCAATGCTTCAAAGACTTCCAATTGAGCATTCTCAGCACTAGATGCTCAAGACAGAAGAGTGGGGTAATCCAGCGCAAAGCATTATGTCCAATGCatacccacacattcacacacatacatgcacagacacacacatgcatattaacTGAGCGGTGGAGATGACACGATCATCGtacagagcggaccaaggcgcagcgtgagttgagttccacataatttTAATTCACAGTGAAACAACAAAAATCCAACGAACGTGAAGTACAGCACGCACATAGGCACTAActgaaacaatatcccacaaagcaggttggagaaagggcttcctaaatatgatccccagttagaggcaacgattaccagctgcctctaattgggaaccatacatctcaccaacatagaaatagaatgactagaacacccccctagtcacgctctgacctaaataccatagagaaccaagggctctctatggtcagggcgtgacaggagaCAGCTGAATGTTTGGAGAGCCAAGACACCAAAGAAGGCCACACAAACTTTACCAAGGACTGAAAAGCTAGTGAAATCACTAAGCCacccacctcattggtttgaTAAGCATCCCGGCTATTTAAGGTTACTTattctgtctgtccagccctcaCCGTTCCACATCACCTGTTCCCTTCTAGAACGTTCCCCATTCTCTGGATTTGTATTGACCAGCTTGGACTGTGCTGGGAGTACATTATCTATCACCATAGGGATGTTAGCAAGGCAACAAAATGGTGGTGTTCCGTATTGCTTCCCTGTAGCAATACATGCAGGATTTCAATGCTGGCCTGTGGTTATTACATCTGCACAGTCATTTGAGCGGCTGTCTAGCTCCTCTTGAATGAGGTCATCAAACGAAAATGTACAGGGGGTATCAGGGATAAAGAGCAAGATTAATATTGGATGCCTAATTTGTCCTAATGGATTTCATTTTTATTGTCAAAGTAGGATAAAATGTCCCTTAGCTAGCGCCTGAAATCATTAGCAACAGAACACAATACTAGGGACACTCCGGATGGGGAGATGTTACCTCGTGTGTTTATCTTCTATATCTGAAATATCAATAGAACAATGTTGTTAAAATGTTTGCCTGCATAAATTAGACCATTGCCATAAACTCTGACCTTTCCTGCTAGTGTTCTAGGACCTTTCCATCCGTCCCTACCCCCATCGGAATGCCTAGGAGAGTGATTGTTTTAAACAACATTCTCTTATCTTCACAGATAGCATTCCTTAGAAGTCTGGTATACTTTTCTGATGCTGGAAATCCATTGGgatatatattacaaaaccaaGGATCTAGATGTCCAAGAGCAATGACTTTAGTATATTTCACAGATCAGAAAAATAATTCACGATTCCAGAATCAGTTTTCACCTATTTATTATGTTTTCTACACATAATGATTCAGatataaacatatttttttatgtaaacaTGACAAATTATATTgaagggggaaaaaatacattCAAGCAATATCAGGCCTAGAACAAAATGATCCTAGTGTCGCTTTCATACTGTGGGTCTTTAACAATCATGGGATTGGCTGAAACACACATGGACAGTGGACACATACAAGTACATTACACCAATTATACATAAGTAATACATGCACAGCACAGAATGTTAGTACAAAAACAGAACTGAATTTAGGTGTATGGATTCCTCTGCATTAGGGTGGGTGGCATCTCTTATACAAGGCATCGTTTATGGTCCCTTTACTATATTAACCAGGCACAATGTGATGGTCATTTGGTTACAGAAGTTACCGCAAAGTCTTCACATATTGACACAAGACAGCAGAGGCATCATCGTTCACTGAATTCCATTTGGTTACACATTAAACTTTTCATGAGGTATAGCAAACCCTCCCAAATGACTATACAATGActcacacacctactgtacacacaaacaaacaaagagcTAATTAAAATATGTAACATGCTATAACGTTGTCGTGCTGTAATATTTGTTAGAAGTGTAAAATAGTATTTGCTTGTTTTGTAGAAGGATGACTTCAATCTTGGGTTCTCTGTACCGACTGAATTACGAAGACTTCATCCACTGAAGGGAATGGCTAGCAGGACCATATGGATGGAGAGAGTGGGACCATATGGATGGAGAGAGTGGGACCATATGGATGGAGAGAGTGGGACCATATGGATGGAGAGAGTGGGACCATATGGATGGAGAGAGTGGGACCATATGGATGGAGAGAGTGGGACCATATGGATGGAGAGAGTGGGACCATATGGATGGAGAGAGTGGGACCATATGGATGGAGAGAGTGGGACCATATGGATGGAGAGAGTGGGACCATATGGATGGAGAGCGGGGGTGGGGGAAGCAGAAAGCACTGAGGTCTATAGAATTGTGGTTGGGGTATAAGGAGCACTCTGTTTGGATTGAGGATGAACAGTaaaagcttgtgtgtgtgtgtgcgcgtgtgattTGCTAGTGCTTCTGGGGAAAGGGGAAAAGTGGTTGGGTCATATCATGAGGTTCCAGGGGAGTGATGGAGCTTTCTTCTGGAGTACACAGCCATGCTGAGGGAGCGGCTGGCAGCTGGCTGAGCGGCTGGCAGGTGTCTCTACATGA harbors:
- the c1qtnf9 gene encoding LOW QUALITY PROTEIN: complement C1q and tumor necrosis factor-related protein 9A (The sequence of the model RefSeq protein was modified relative to this genomic sequence to represent the inferred CDS: inserted 2 bases in 2 codons; deleted 2 bases in 1 codon; substituted 3 bases at 3 genomic stop codons), whose amino-acid sequence is MMGVRLRVALLLLLLAVSCIAHEEFKKNXCVCEYPGIPGDPGHNGMSGRDGRDGFRGDKGDRGEISITGPKGQSGPKEDKMSTAGLAGKKGKWGENGEKGPPGKMGPQGDSGNMGLKEIGLPGPQGPKGDLGPLGPEGQKGEIGFQGERGIQGPLGPPGRPGSKGNLGPPGFKGNIGYDGEQGNRGETGDKGEKRYTSLIPKSAFSVGLTEYNKLPPANLPIKFDKVIYNRXRAYYFTYHITVFSRNVKVALVRNGVKDNYMSSEXLSTPXITTRSGAVLHLEKGDKVWXGGELFNGLFADEDDDRTFSGVLLFGAD